Proteins from a genomic interval of Fusobacterium sp. DD2:
- a CDS encoding alkaline phosphatase family protein: MLNNQINKVILVVIDGLSYEMKRYMGYLEALCYEKKSSCYRVKSGYPSLSRPLYEEILTGVSPIESGIVNNEIKRKSKEESIFSLAIKNGKTTGAAAYYWIEELYNSGGFDPIAAMEVENIDGNINYGRFYWEDNYPDSHVFAQGEIIRKRYNSDFLLIHSMNVDYAGHKFGGNSKEYIYSAMKVSDIISKYMPTWIEEGYQIIVTADHGMNENGLHGGTDSVESEVPMWIVGDIVMESGLEETVSQRKIAPLCCKGLGIERSKRMVSLDE; this comes from the coding sequence ATGTTAAATAATCAGATAAATAAAGTGATACTTGTTGTGATAGATGGACTGAGTTATGAAATGAAAAGATATATGGGATATCTTGAAGCCTTATGTTATGAAAAAAAGTCCAGTTGCTATAGAGTAAAAAGTGGATATCCCAGTTTATCAAGACCCTTGTATGAAGAGATTCTTACAGGGGTCTCTCCTATAGAAAGTGGAATTGTGAACAATGAGATAAAAAGAAAATCTAAAGAGGAAAGCATATTTTCACTTGCAATAAAAAATGGAAAAACAACAGGAGCAGCAGCATATTATTGGATTGAAGAACTTTATAATTCAGGAGGTTTTGATCCAATAGCTGCTATGGAAGTGGAAAACATAGATGGGAATATAAATTATGGAAGATTTTATTGGGAAGACAATTATCCAGATTCACATGTGTTTGCACAGGGAGAGATAATAAGAAAGAGATATAATTCTGATTTTCTATTGATCCATTCAATGAATGTAGATTATGCAGGGCATAAGTTTGGTGGAAATTCTAAAGAGTATATATATTCAGCAATGAAGGTCTCAGATATTATCTCTAAATATATGCCTACCTGGATAGAAGAAGGTTATCAGATAATAGTTACTGCTGATCATGGAATGAATGAGAATGGCTTGCATGGTGGAACAGATAGTGTAGAAAGTGAAGTTCCCATGTGGATAGTTGGAGATATAGTGATGGAAAGTGGATTGGAAGAAACTGTATCTCAGAGAAAAATTGCACCTTTATGTTGTAAAGGTTTAGGAATAGAGAGATCCAAAAGGATGGTGTCGTTAGATGAATAA
- a CDS encoding ABC transporter substrate-binding protein, whose protein sequence is MKKTLIAGMMMAALFVGCGSGDKKDEELTAEKINSMSVEQIFDAAKKEGRVDSVGMPDTWANWKGTWDDLKTKYGIDHADTDMSSAQEIAKFENEGKNASADIGDIGVGFTPVAVAKDVVLPYKTSHWNDVPDWAKDKDGKWVLGYTGTIAFIVDKTQVPEDQIPRTWEDLRHGKYMVNPGEVGIAAQANSGILAAALALGGNEKNLQPALDLYADIAKQGRLGLLDSGIQNLEKGEIQVGILWDFNALNYRDAIDKNRFEVLIPADGSLISGYSTIINKYAKHPYAAMAAREYILSDDGQVNLARGYAKPIRKVALPADVASKLLPDEEYKNAKPVTDHQAWNDSSKGLPEMWQEKVLVNVK, encoded by the coding sequence ATGAAAAAAACATTGATTGCGGGAATGATGATGGCGGCCTTATTTGTTGGTTGTGGTAGTGGAGATAAAAAAGATGAGGAACTTACAGCAGAAAAGATAAACTCAATGTCAGTGGAACAGATATTTGATGCTGCTAAAAAAGAGGGAAGAGTTGATTCAGTAGGAATGCCAGATACATGGGCAAACTGGAAAGGAACTTGGGATGATTTAAAAACTAAATATGGAATTGACCATGCTGACACAGATATGAGTAGTGCTCAGGAGATAGCAAAATTTGAAAATGAAGGAAAGAATGCTTCAGCAGATATTGGAGATATTGGAGTTGGATTTACACCAGTAGCAGTAGCAAAAGATGTTGTGTTACCTTATAAGACAAGTCACTGGAATGATGTTCCTGACTGGGCAAAGGATAAAGATGGAAAATGGGTATTGGGATATACTGGAACAATTGCATTTATAGTAGATAAGACTCAGGTGCCAGAAGATCAGATACCAAGAACATGGGAAGATTTAAGACATGGTAAATATATGGTAAACCCTGGAGAAGTTGGAATTGCAGCTCAGGCAAATAGTGGAATACTTGCTGCAGCACTTGCATTAGGTGGAAATGAAAAAAACCTTCAACCAGCTTTAGATCTTTATGCAGATATAGCTAAACAAGGTAGATTAGGACTTCTAGATTCAGGAATACAAAATCTTGAAAAAGGTGAAATTCAGGTAGGAATCCTATGGGACTTCAATGCTTTAAACTATAGAGATGCAATTGATAAAAACAGATTTGAAGTACTTATCCCAGCAGATGGATCTCTAATCAGTGGATACTCTACAATAATTAATAAATATGCAAAACATCCATATGCAGCAATGGCAGCTAGAGAGTATATTCTAAGTGATGATGGACAGGTAAATCTTGCAAGAGGTTATGCAAAACCAATAAGAAAAGTAGCTCTTCCAGCTGATGTAGCAAGTAAGCTTCTTCCAGATGAAGAGTATAAAAATGCAAAACCTGTAACTGATCATCAGGCTTGGAATGACAGCTCTAAAGGATTACCAGAAATGTGGCAGGAAAAGGTTCTTGTAAATGTTAAATAA